A stretch of the Desulfitobacterium chlororespirans DSM 11544 genome encodes the following:
- a CDS encoding VOC family protein, which translates to MSNIPTIKLKSIVIDCPDIQALADFYIRMLGWEKDYVEEGEFLDIRPPLGGPKIAFQTNTDYVPPVWPEEPNAQQQMLHIDFAVQSKEAMERAVKHAISCGATKAATQYSDEWTVMFDPVGHPFCFVV; encoded by the coding sequence ATGAGTAACATACCTACAATCAAATTGAAGTCCATTGTCATTGATTGCCCTGATATTCAAGCTTTAGCCGATTTTTACATCCGGATGCTTGGCTGGGAAAAGGATTATGTAGAAGAAGGAGAGTTTCTGGACATCCGCCCCCCTTTAGGCGGCCCTAAGATCGCCTTTCAAACCAATACGGACTACGTTCCGCCTGTCTGGCCGGAAGAACCCAATGCTCAGCAGCAGATGCTGCACATTGACTTTGCGGTACAAAGCAAGGAAGCTATGGAACGTGCTGTGAAACACGCCATTTCATGTGGCGCAACGAAAGCAGCTACCCAGTATAGCGACGAGTGGACGGTCATGTTTGACCCTGTGGGGCATCCCTTTTGTTTTGTCGTTTAG